The Dyadobacter sp. 676 DNA window GGCTCCGGGGTCGTCGCCGAAATCAAAAACGCCTTTTACAAAACTTTGCACAATGGGCTTGATGCGTTCCTTTGCAGCCGCATTGCCCGAAAGACAGATGTTTCCCACCTTCGCGCGTACGGCTTCCGGACGGGCGAATATGGGTGCGCCCACATAATGCGCGCCATACCACTCATGTACCTGCGCAAGCTGGCGCGAGGTTTCGGGCGAAATGGTGCTCATGGAAATATGTATACCGTCTTTTCCGAGCTTTTCCACCAATTCCATCGAGAATATTTCTTCCACCGCGGCATCGTCGGCAAGTACCGAAAATACCAATCCGCCCGTAGTAATGGCGTCCATGGGGTTTTCTACAACGGTGGCGCCGAGTTTGGTCAATGGTTCCGCTTTGGCGGCTGTCCTGTTCCAGACGACCAGTTCATAACCTGCTTCGAGCAGGCTTTCAGCGATAGGAGTACCAAGGTTCCCGAGTCCGAGAAACGCAATTTTTTCCGACATAAATTACAGATTTAGATTTCAATTTAAACTTGAATGACACCCACATTGAATGCCTTCTCAATAGGCGCCTGATCGGCGGCTTTGATACCCTCCGAGATAATGCGCCGTGTTTCGACCGGATCGATAATGCCATCTACCCAAAGGCGGGCAGCGGCGTAGTAAGGAGATAATTCCTGATTGTAGCGATCGGTAATCTGGTTTAACAATTCCTTTTCCGCCTCCGGGGTGATCGTTTCGCCTTTGGCTTTCAATGTGGCGGTTTGTACTTGCAGCAAAGTCCGTGCCGCGGTGGCGCCGCTCATCACGGCCATTTGGGCCGTGGGCCAGGCGAATATCAGGCGAGGATCGTAAGCCTTGCCGCACATAGCGTAGTTGCCCGCACCGTAAGAGTTTCCAATGATGAATGTAAACTTCGGCACCACCGAATTGGCTACCGCATTCACCATTTTAGCCCCATCCTTGATAATGCCGCCCTGCTCGGCGCGGCTGCCTACCATAAAACCCGTCACGTCGTGGAAAAACACGAGCGGGATTTTCTTCTGGTTGCAGTTCATGATAAACCGCGCCGCTTTGTCGGCGGCTTCGGCGTAAATGACGCCGCCCATTTGCATTTCACCTTTCCCCGACCGCACCATTTTGCGCTGGTTCGCGACGATGCCCACAGCCCAGCCGCCCACGCGTGCGTAGGCGCATATGAGTGTTTTTCCGTAATCGGGTTTGTACTCGTCGAGCTCCGAGTTGTCCACAATGCATTCCAGGATGGGCAGTACGTCGTAAGGTTTCAGGCGGTCGGT harbors:
- a CDS encoding NAD(P)-dependent oxidoreductase, giving the protein MSEKIAFLGLGNLGTPIAESLLEAGYELVVWNRTAAKAEPLTKLGATVVENPMDAITTGGLVFSVLADDAAVEEIFSMELVEKLGKDGIHISMSTISPETSRQLAQVHEWYGAHYVGAPIFARPEAVRAKVGNICLSGNAAAKERIKPIVQSFVKGVFDFGDDPGAANVIKLAGNFMIACSLEMMGEAFTMAEKNGISRQSIYEMLTSTLFAAPIFQNYGKLVASNTYEPVAFRFPLGLKDINLTLQTASDVNAPMPFADIIKNRFISGLAKGRENLDWGALALGASDDAGLTK